A genomic window from Blattabacterium cuenoti includes:
- a CDS encoding Lrp/AsnC family transcriptional regulator — MILRYHTDEIDNTIVKKLNLNARIPYTEISKQISKEIKPLSVGTVHVRVKKLEEYGIIKGSTLIIGYESLGFHLIAFVGILSDSRESQLVKEELKKIPNIVQLYITSGKYNLFCRIIAKDPSDARNVISRIGKIKGVLRTESTICLEESINDENRLLSNILKKHTSTS, encoded by the coding sequence ATGATTTTAAGATATCATACAGATGAAATAGACAATACTATTGTAAAAAAACTGAATTTAAATGCTAGAATTCCATATACTGAAATTAGTAAACAAATCAGTAAAGAAATTAAACCATTATCGGTTGGGACTGTTCATGTAAGAGTTAAAAAATTAGAAGAATATGGAATTATAAAAGGAAGTACCTTAATTATTGGTTATGAATCATTAGGTTTTCATTTAATTGCTTTTGTAGGAATATTATCTGATTCACGTGAATCTCAATTAGTAAAAGAAGAATTAAAAAAAATTCCAAATATTGTACAATTATATATTACTTCCGGGAAGTATAATCTTTTTTGTAGAATTATTGCTAAAGATCCTTCAGATGCTAGAAATGTCATATCTAGAATAGGAAAAATAAAAGGAGTGTTAAGAACAGAATCTACTATTTGTTTAGAAGAAAGTATTAATGATGAAAATAGATTACTTTCTAATATTTTAAAAAAACACACATCTACTTCTTAA
- the mdh gene encoding malate dehydrogenase, whose protein sequence is MKVTIIGAGNVGTSCASLLAQKNIVKKIVLLDIREKLSEGKSLDISQMLPIIRSNTQVIGSNNDYSKTKNSEIIIITCGIPRKPGMSRDDLLNHNAKIINFVTKKSIFFSPKAKIIIVSNPLDIMAYVSYLTAKIDSSRIIGMAGILDTSRYRFFLSKELNCSHTDIQTVLLGGHGDTMIPLYRYTTISGIPLMEFLSKEKNQKIIEKTKKGGEQIVNLLGISAWMAPSASVLEMVESILHNSKKILSCSVFLNGEYNLYNLYLGVPIILGKNGVEKILELKLNIEEMNLLKESANYVKNMIKKLHNFNF, encoded by the coding sequence ATGAAAGTTACTATTATTGGAGCAGGGAATGTTGGGACTTCATGTGCTAGTTTATTAGCCCAAAAAAATATTGTTAAAAAAATTGTATTATTAGATATTAGAGAAAAATTATCTGAAGGAAAAAGTTTAGATATATCTCAAATGTTACCGATTATTAGATCTAATACTCAAGTTATTGGATCTAATAATGATTATTCTAAAACTAAAAATTCTGAAATTATTATTATTACTTGTGGTATTCCTAGAAAACCAGGAATGAGTAGAGATGATTTATTAAATCATAACGCAAAAATTATAAATTTTGTCACTAAAAAATCTATTTTTTTTTCACCAAAAGCTAAAATAATTATTGTTTCAAATCCATTAGATATAATGGCTTATGTTAGTTATTTAACCGCAAAAATAGATTCATCTCGTATAATTGGAATGGCAGGAATATTAGATACTTCTAGATATCGTTTTTTTTTATCTAAAGAATTAAATTGTTCTCATACAGATATACAAACTGTATTATTAGGAGGACATGGAGATACGATGATTCCTTTATATAGATATACTACAATATCAGGAATTCCTTTGATGGAATTTTTATCAAAAGAAAAAAATCAAAAAATTATTGAAAAAACTAAAAAAGGAGGAGAACAAATTGTAAATTTATTGGGAATATCAGCATGGATGGCTCCTAGTGCCTCAGTATTAGAAATGGTGGAATCTATATTGCATAATTCTAAAAAAATTTTATCTTGTTCTGTTTTTTTAAATGGAGAATATAATTTGTATAATTTATATTTAGGAGTACCAATTATTTTAGGAAAAAATGGAGTAGAAAAAATATTAGAATTAAAATTAAATATAGAAGAGATGAATCTTTTAAAAGAATCAGCTAATTATGTAAAAAATATGATAAAAAAATTACATAATTTTAATTTTTAG
- the gcvP gene encoding aminomethyl-transferring glycine dehydrogenase, whose amino-acid sequence MNNNFILKKFYYRHIGPSNTDIKKMLKVLKCKSIKNLIHQTIPKEIFLKKKLNIPYSISEYQYLNHIYKISKKNKIYRSYIGLGYKNTITPSVIQRNILENPNWYTPYTPYQSEISQGRLEALMNFQTMISDLTKMKISNASMLDEGTATADAMFMIYKEKFQNKKIKNNSYFFVSNKIFPQTLAILKTRCNGLGINLIQDFHENLCDKKYKNKKIFGLLLPYPSSLGEIYDYHEIIQFAKKKDISIIISTDLLSLTLLKPPGEFGADVVIGSTQSFGIPMGYGGPHAAFFSTHEKYKRFIPGRIIGETIDKNHHKAFRMALQTREQHIKREKATSNICTSQVLPAIMASMYALYHGPKGLSLIAHNIHKYTKKLEYKLISIMGNNSITQVNIFYFDTLYIKINKKNNFSLKDLKKVAEYKKTNFRYIDNHHMTITLDETTNVKDINHIVSIFNKFKKKNQFFKYKKKNTSRIPNSLKRKSNFLKNSIFHKYHSENELIRYMKRLEKKDLSLNHSMIPLGSCTMKLNASTELLSLSQYEWRNIHPFAPIKQTKGYQLIFKKLKKYLKEITGLYGVSLQPNSGAQGEYAGLMVIKAFHNSLHEKKRNIALIPSSSHGTNPASAMMAGMKVILIKNKKNGTIDKNDLLEKVKVNQDFLSVLMLTYPSTYGIFESNIKDITDIIHKYGGQVYMDGANMNAQIGLIKPACLGIDVCHLNLHKTFSIPHGGGGPGMGPICVASHLYPFLPNHPFHKKKGENSQTTLTISSAPYGSPLILTIPYAYIRLLGPDGLKKCTEISILNANYIKEKIKNFYKILYIGKNNKVAHELIIDCRMYKSIGIDVLDIAKRMMDYGYHAPTISFPVVGCMMIEPTESESKEELDRFIDTLINIRKEIDEIKKGKYNTTNNVFKNAPHSLELLTNNDWTYPYNREKAAYPLNWVKKRKFWPSVNRINDSYGDRNLICSCT is encoded by the coding sequence ATGAATAATAATTTTATTCTAAAAAAATTTTATTATAGACATATAGGTCCTTCTAATACAGACATTAAAAAAATGTTAAAAGTATTAAAATGTAAGTCTATAAAAAATTTAATTCATCAAACCATTCCAAAAGAAATTTTTTTGAAAAAAAAATTAAATATTCCTTATTCTATTTCTGAATATCAATATTTAAATCATATTTATAAAATTAGTAAAAAAAATAAAATTTATCGTTCTTATATAGGATTAGGATATAAAAATACAATTACTCCATCTGTTATTCAAAGAAATATTTTAGAAAATCCTAATTGGTATACCCCTTATACTCCTTATCAATCTGAAATATCTCAAGGACGTTTAGAAGCTTTAATGAATTTTCAAACTATGATTTCAGATCTTACTAAAATGAAAATTAGTAATGCATCTATGTTAGATGAAGGAACTGCTACAGCTGATGCTATGTTTATGATTTATAAAGAAAAATTTCAAAATAAAAAAATAAAAAATAATTCTTATTTTTTTGTTTCAAATAAAATTTTTCCACAAACTTTAGCAATTTTAAAAACTAGATGTAATGGTTTAGGGATTAATTTAATTCAAGATTTTCATGAAAACTTATGCGATAAAAAATATAAAAATAAAAAAATATTTGGTTTATTACTCCCATACCCTTCCTCTTTAGGAGAAATTTATGATTATCATGAAATTATCCAATTTGCAAAAAAAAAAGATATATCTATAATAATATCTACTGATTTATTATCACTTACTTTATTAAAACCTCCTGGAGAATTTGGAGCAGATGTAGTAATTGGATCTACACAATCTTTTGGAATTCCTATGGGATATGGTGGCCCTCATGCTGCTTTTTTTTCTACTCATGAAAAATACAAACGTTTTATTCCAGGAAGAATTATTGGAGAAACTATCGATAAAAATCATCATAAAGCTTTTCGAATGGCTTTACAAACTAGAGAACAACATATAAAAAGAGAAAAAGCAACTTCCAATATTTGTACATCACAAGTATTACCCGCTATTATGGCTTCTATGTATGCTTTATATCATGGGCCAAAAGGGTTATCCCTTATTGCTCATAATATTCATAAATATACTAAAAAATTAGAATATAAATTGATATCTATTATGGGTAATAATAGTATTACTCAAGTAAATATTTTTTATTTTGATACACTTTACATTAAAATAAATAAAAAAAATAATTTTTCTTTAAAAGATTTAAAAAAAGTAGCTGAATATAAAAAAACTAATTTTAGATATATTGACAATCATCATATGACTATTACCTTAGATGAAACTACTAATGTAAAAGATATCAATCATATTGTTTCTATATTCAATAAATTCAAAAAAAAAAATCAATTTTTTAAATATAAAAAAAAGAACACATCAAGAATTCCTAATTCTTTAAAAAGAAAATCTAATTTTTTAAAAAATTCCATATTCCATAAATATCATTCAGAAAATGAATTAATTCGTTATATGAAAAGATTAGAAAAAAAAGATCTTTCATTAAATCATTCTATGATTCCATTAGGATCATGTACTATGAAATTAAATGCATCTACAGAATTACTTTCTTTAAGTCAATATGAATGGAGAAATATTCATCCTTTTGCCCCTATAAAACAAACTAAAGGATACCAATTAATTTTTAAAAAATTAAAAAAATATTTAAAAGAAATTACTGGATTATATGGAGTTTCATTACAACCTAATTCTGGAGCTCAAGGAGAATATGCGGGACTGATGGTAATCAAAGCTTTTCATAATTCTTTACACGAAAAAAAAAGAAATATAGCTTTAATTCCTTCTTCTTCTCATGGAACTAATCCTGCCTCTGCTATGATGGCTGGAATGAAAGTAATTTTAATTAAAAATAAAAAAAATGGAACTATTGATAAAAATGATTTATTAGAAAAAGTAAAAGTAAATCAAGACTTTTTATCTGTACTTATGCTTACTTATCCTTCTACATATGGGATATTTGAATCAAATATTAAAGATATTACAGATATTATTCATAAATATGGAGGACAAGTTTATATGGATGGAGCTAATATGAATGCACAAATTGGATTAATTAAACCAGCATGTTTAGGTATCGATGTATGTCATTTAAATCTTCATAAAACTTTTTCTATCCCTCATGGAGGAGGAGGGCCAGGAATGGGCCCTATTTGTGTTGCTTCACATTTATATCCTTTTCTTCCAAATCATCCTTTTCATAAAAAAAAAGGAGAAAATTCTCAAACAACATTAACGATCTCTTCTGCCCCATATGGATCTCCTTTAATTTTAACTATTCCTTATGCTTATATTCGTCTTTTAGGTCCAGATGGATTAAAAAAATGTACAGAAATATCCATATTAAATGCAAATTATATAAAGGAAAAAATTAAAAATTTTTATAAAATATTATATATAGGAAAAAACAATAAAGTAGCACATGAACTTATTATTGATTGTAGAATGTATAAATCTATAGGAATAGACGTTCTAGATATAGCAAAAAGAATGATGGATTATGGATATCATGCTCCTACAATTTCTTTTCCTGTAGTAGGATGTATGATGATAGAACCTACAGAAAGTGAATCTAAAGAAGAATTAGATCGTTTTATTGATACACTGATTAATATCAGAAAAGAAATAGATGAAATAAAAAAAGGGAAATATAATACAACAAATAATGTTTTCAAAAATGCACCACATAGTTTAGAATTATTAACTAATAATGATTGGACTTATCCATATAATAGAGAAAAAGCGGCATATCCATTAAATTGGGTAAAAAAAAGAAAATTTTGGCCATCTGTTAATCGAATTAATGATAGTTATGGAGATAGAAATCTCATTTGTTCTTGTACTTAA
- the tsaD gene encoding tRNA (adenosine(37)-N6)-threonylcarbamoyltransferase complex transferase subunit TsaD produces MKKKLIILGIETSCDDTAVSIIRNTKVLSNIILHQKIHKKYGGVVPELAARYHDKNIYFAVNKAIVVSKINKYQIDAVSFTLGPGLIGSLLIGASFAKSFSIGLKIPLISVNHIRAHILTHFINDANINNKIPKFPFLCLMISGGHTQIILVDDFFKMKILGSTLDNPVGETLDKIARIFGFSYPGGPILDFFSKNGNSQKFIFSKPLVNGLNFSFSGFKSQVIQFIKNETKKDSFFIKKNLSDLCASVQKIIAEILLEKIKKATLKTKIFRIVLAGGVSANNEIRRLFLLQKKKNKKWEIFLLKKKYTTDNGAMIAIAGLLKYKQHLFSTIDVTSYSKFKKF; encoded by the coding sequence TTGAAAAAAAAACTTATTATTCTAGGGATAGAAACATCTTGTGATGATACAGCTGTTTCTATCATTAGAAATACAAAAGTATTATCTAATATAATTTTACATCAAAAAATTCATAAAAAATATGGAGGAGTAGTTCCAGAATTAGCTGCTAGATATCATGATAAAAATATTTATTTTGCTGTAAATAAAGCTATTGTAGTATCTAAAATTAATAAATATCAAATTGATGCTGTATCTTTTACTTTAGGACCAGGGTTAATAGGATCATTATTAATAGGAGCATCTTTTGCAAAATCATTTTCAATAGGATTAAAAATTCCTCTTATATCTGTTAATCATATTCGAGCACATATACTTACACATTTTATAAATGATGCTAATATTAATAATAAAATTCCAAAATTTCCTTTTTTATGTTTAATGATTAGTGGAGGTCATACTCAAATTATTTTAGTAGATGATTTTTTTAAAATGAAAATATTAGGATCTACTTTAGATAATCCTGTAGGAGAAACTTTAGATAAAATAGCGAGAATATTTGGTTTTTCTTATCCAGGAGGTCCTATATTAGATTTTTTTTCTAAAAATGGAAATTCACAAAAATTTATTTTTTCCAAACCATTAGTAAATGGATTAAATTTTAGTTTTAGTGGATTTAAAAGTCAAGTAATTCAGTTTATAAAAAATGAAACAAAAAAAGATTCTTTTTTTATAAAAAAAAATTTATCAGATTTATGTGCTTCTGTACAAAAAATTATTGCAGAAATTCTTTTAGAAAAAATAAAAAAAGCTACTTTAAAAACTAAAATATTTAGAATAGTTTTAGCTGGAGGAGTTTCTGCAAATAATGAAATTAGACGACTTTTTTTACTTCAAAAAAAGAAGAATAAAAAATGGGAAATTTTTTTATTAAAAAAAAAATATACAACAGATAATGGAGCTATGATAGCAATAGCAGGTTTATTAAAATATAAACAGCATTTATTTTCTACTATAGATGTTACTTCGTATTCAAAATTTAAAAAATTTTAA
- the tatA gene encoding twin-arginine translocase TatA/TatE family subunit yields the protein MFFVLFMLLGTFGTTEIVVIVILALLLFGGKKIPELMKGLGTGLKEFKKASENKDSIEEE from the coding sequence ATGTTTTTTGTTTTATTTATGCTACTTGGAACATTTGGAACCACAGAAATAGTGGTAATAGTTATTCTTGCTCTTTTACTTTTTGGTGGAAAAAAAATACCAGAATTGATGAAAGGATTAGGGACAGGATTGAAAGAATTTAAAAAAGCTTCTGAAAATAAAGATTCTATAGAAGAAGAATAA
- a CDS encoding HDIG domain-containing metalloprotein, which translates to MCPSYKLSIRAFFNFHLSFIIYIIIILLLSCIIPNNFEFIIIQIVTGFLVLLINKNIYKMSSLLFISLIKIPVIYTITFCSITLIFKGSLENISLYNFYLFFLNGILTLFIHPLIFIFEKLFNITSDISLLELSDPNTPILRLLSKKAPGTLQHVLTVSNMAEEAAISIGANSLLVRIGAIYHDIGKIKNSIFFIENQHNLFNPHENISPKESAKIILEHVSIGVQLAKKYDLPNTIMDFIRTHHGNSLIYYFYKKQKKQCPNMRIDKKFFKYSGPKPFSKETAIVMICDSVEAASKSIKNPSHTNLKKLVEKIINNKKNENQFSNANITLKEIEKIKKVLQKKLITLYHTPSIQCPK; encoded by the coding sequence TTGTGTCCTTCCTATAAGTTAAGTATTCGTGCTTTTTTTAATTTTCATTTAAGTTTTATTATATATATTATTATTATTTTATTGCTATCATGTATTATTCCTAATAATTTTGAATTTATTATTATTCAAATTGTTACAGGTTTTTTAGTTTTATTAATTAATAAAAATATTTATAAAATGTCTAGTTTATTATTTATTTCTTTAATTAAAATTCCTGTAATTTATACAATTACTTTTTGCTCTATTACTTTAATATTTAAAGGATCATTAGAAAATATTTCTTTATATAATTTTTATTTATTTTTTTTAAATGGGATATTAACTTTATTTATTCACCCATTAATTTTTATTTTTGAAAAATTATTTAATATTACTTCAGATATTTCTTTATTAGAACTATCTGATCCAAATACTCCTATATTAAGATTATTATCAAAAAAAGCTCCAGGAACTTTACAACATGTTTTAACTGTATCTAATATGGCGGAGGAAGCAGCAATTTCTATTGGAGCAAATTCTTTATTAGTTAGAATAGGGGCTATTTATCATGATATAGGAAAAATTAAAAATTCTATTTTTTTTATAGAAAATCAACATAATTTATTTAATCCTCATGAAAATATTAGTCCTAAAGAAAGTGCTAAAATTATTTTAGAACATGTTTCTATTGGTGTTCAATTAGCAAAAAAATATGATCTTCCTAATACTATTATGGATTTTATACGTACGCATCATGGAAATAGTCTTATTTATTATTTTTACAAAAAACAAAAAAAACAATGTCCTAATATGAGAATAGATAAAAAATTTTTTAAATATTCTGGACCAAAACCTTTTTCTAAAGAAACTGCCATTGTAATGATATGTGATTCTGTAGAAGCAGCATCAAAAAGTATAAAAAATCCATCTCATACAAATTTAAAAAAATTAGTAGAAAAAATTATTAATAATAAAAAAAATGAAAATCAATTTTCTAATGCAAATATTACTTTAAAAGAAATAGAAAAAATTAAAAAAGTTCTTCAAAAAAAATTAATTACTCTTTATCATACTCCTAGTATTCAATGTCCTAAATAA
- a CDS encoding lipopolysaccharide biosynthesis protein, with amino-acid sequence MYKKLIIQTIIYFIGSIFPKIINYFFLKFFTNFLKIGEFSLYTDMYALSFLVIGFLSFGLENTYFRFISKKKYNKEIIFSTAVLLQLFITSFFLIIFLFSIKYIVFITGYKNHTEYFFMFFLIIFFDTICILPMAWLRANEMALKYTIINIINIIIQSILIIFYFYSYKKNFINDYYYNWINSFTDKTGYIFFSNMISSFSNCILILPLCLKKVTIKKFNKNIAKEMLNYGIPIMLGTIAFSINENLDKILIKRWLTDEINGAYSACYKISSFMSLYIRAFRLGIEPFFFKKSKDSNAIFYYEEITYLFILFGLIFYVLICGNISFIIDFFIDKKYHTAISIIPIVMMGNLFLGIYTNLSIFYKIIDKPIIGTYISLIGVLITILFNIIFVLIPNNNFMIPAWGTMASYGSMVIFLYFWGKKNFNNFYKKIWKILFHLLLAISLVLYMEIYESKINIRLFLELLYLIFIFLFDIYKFIYK; translated from the coding sequence GTGTATAAAAAATTAATAATTCAAACTATTATCTATTTTATAGGATCTATTTTTCCAAAAATTATTAATTATTTTTTTTTAAAATTTTTTACAAATTTTTTAAAAATAGGTGAATTTTCTCTTTATACGGATATGTATGCTTTATCTTTTTTAGTAATAGGATTTCTTTCTTTTGGATTAGAAAATACTTATTTTAGATTTATATCTAAAAAAAAATACAATAAAGAAATAATTTTTTCAACAGCTGTTCTTCTACAATTATTCATTACTTCTTTTTTTTTAATAATATTTTTATTTTCAATAAAATATATAGTATTTATTACCGGGTATAAAAATCATACAGAATATTTTTTTATGTTTTTTTTAATTATATTTTTTGATACTATTTGTATTCTTCCTATGGCTTGGTTACGTGCTAATGAAATGGCTTTAAAATATACGATAATTAATATTATTAATATAATAATTCAATCTATTTTAATCATATTTTATTTTTATTCTTATAAAAAAAATTTTATTAATGATTATTATTATAATTGGATAAACTCTTTTACAGATAAAACAGGATATATTTTTTTTTCAAATATGATTTCATCTTTTAGCAATTGTATTTTAATACTTCCTCTTTGTTTAAAAAAAGTAACTATAAAAAAATTTAATAAAAATATTGCTAAAGAAATGTTAAACTATGGAATACCAATTATGTTAGGAACTATTGCATTTTCTATTAATGAAAATTTAGATAAAATTTTAATTAAAAGATGGCTAACTGATGAAATCAATGGAGCTTATTCTGCTTGTTATAAAATTTCTTCTTTTATGAGTTTATATATTCGTGCATTTAGATTAGGAATTGAACCTTTTTTTTTTAAAAAATCTAAAGATTCTAATGCTATTTTTTATTATGAAGAAATTACTTATTTATTTATTTTATTTGGGTTAATATTTTATGTATTAATATGTGGAAATATTTCTTTTATTATTGATTTTTTTATTGATAAAAAATACCATACAGCTATATCTATTATTCCGATAGTAATGATGGGAAATTTATTTTTAGGAATATATACTAATTTATCAATTTTTTATAAAATTATAGATAAACCTATAATTGGAACTTATATATCTTTAATAGGTGTTTTAATTACTATATTATTTAATATAATTTTTGTATTAATTCCTAATAATAATTTTATGATTCCTGCTTGGGGGACAATGGCTTCTTATGGTAGTATGGTAATATTTTTATATTTTTGGGGTAAAAAAAATTTTAATAATTTTTATAAAAAAATATGGAAGATTCTTTTCCACTTATTATTAGCAATTTCTTTAGTATTATATATGGAAATTTATGAAAGTAAAATAAATATTCGTTTATTTTTAGAATTACTATATTTAATTTTTATTTTTTTATTTGACATTTATAAATTTATTTATAAATAA
- a CDS encoding ATP-dependent Clp protease proteolytic subunit codes for MNYFKKNSEEFIKFAIKDQKINSLLIDHYIKLMTPYIVEERKLNVAQMDVFSRLMMDRVIFLGTPIEDQVANIVQAQLLFLQSVDSSKDIQIYINCPGGDVHAGLGIYDTMQIIEPDVATICTGIAASMAAVLLCSGVKNKRSGLKHSRIMIHQPIGGTHGQASDIEITVREILKLKRELYEILSIHSGSPIEKIEKDSDRDYWMTSEEAKKYGMIDEVLTSKTIKK; via the coding sequence ATGAATTATTTTAAAAAAAATTCAGAAGAATTTATAAAATTTGCTATTAAAGATCAAAAAATTAATAGTTTATTGATTGATCATTATATTAAATTAATGACTCCTTATATTGTAGAAGAGCGAAAATTAAACGTAGCTCAAATGGATGTATTTTCTCGTTTAATGATGGATCGTGTAATTTTTTTAGGAACTCCGATAGAGGATCAAGTTGCTAATATAGTTCAGGCACAATTATTATTTTTACAATCAGTAGATTCTTCCAAAGATATACAAATTTATATTAATTGTCCAGGAGGAGATGTACATGCAGGTTTAGGAATATATGACACTATGCAAATTATAGAACCAGATGTCGCTACTATTTGTACAGGAATAGCCGCTTCTATGGCAGCTGTTTTACTTTGTTCAGGCGTTAAAAATAAAAGATCTGGATTAAAACATTCTAGAATTATGATTCATCAACCTATAGGAGGGACTCATGGACAAGCTTCAGATATAGAAATTACTGTACGTGAAATTTTAAAATTAAAACGAGAATTATATGAAATTCTATCTATACATTCTGGATCTCCTATTGAAAAAATAGAAAAAGATTCTGATAGAGATTATTGGATGACATCCGAAGAGGCTAAAAAATATGGAATGATTGATGAAGTTTTAACATCAAAAACAATTAAAAAATAA
- a CDS encoding sugar phosphate nucleotidyltransferase translates to MKIIIPMAGKSSRLRPHTLKTPKSLIKILGKPIIQRIIENLSRSIFPIKEIIFIIGNLEKKIEEKLIKISKNIGIHVNLYYQKEPLGTADALLKAKNSLKGPIIITFSDTLFYHDDFKINQNIENIIWTKKVKNPNFFGVVTCNSSGLITRFIEKPKNYESNLAMIGLYYFKNSSLLKKELQCILNKNKKEYQLTYALENMRKKGIQFFNQKIKNWMDFGNKTGTISSNAKILSIEYKKKKLVHSKAIINNSFIIPPCYIEKNTIIENSIIGPYVSIGKFTKIKNSRIEKSIIQNNTVIQYLNIINSIIGNNTYCIGKPQKIHLGDYSIFNI, encoded by the coding sequence ATGAAAATTATAATTCCTATGGCAGGAAAAAGTTCACGTTTGAGACCTCATACTTTAAAAACTCCTAAATCATTAATTAAAATTTTAGGTAAACCAATTATTCAAAGAATAATAGAAAATTTATCTCGATCTATTTTTCCTATAAAAGAAATTATTTTTATAATAGGAAATTTAGAAAAAAAAATAGAAGAAAAATTAATAAAAATATCTAAAAATATTGGAATACATGTTAATTTATACTATCAAAAAGAACCATTAGGGACCGCAGATGCTTTATTAAAAGCAAAAAACTCTTTAAAAGGACCAATTATTATTACTTTTTCTGATACTTTGTTTTACCATGACGATTTTAAAATTAATCAAAATATAGAAAATATAATATGGACAAAAAAAGTAAAAAATCCTAATTTTTTTGGTGTAGTAACATGTAATTCTTCTGGATTAATTACTCGTTTTATAGAAAAACCAAAAAATTATGAATCTAATTTAGCAATGATTGGTCTTTATTATTTTAAAAATAGTTCTCTTTTAAAAAAAGAATTACAATGTATTTTAAATAAAAATAAAAAAGAATATCAATTAACTTATGCACTAGAAAATATGAGAAAAAAAGGAATACAATTTTTTAATCAAAAAATTAAAAATTGGATGGATTTTGGAAATAAAACAGGAACTATTTCTTCTAATGCAAAAATATTATCTATTGAATATAAAAAAAAAAAATTAGTTCATTCAAAAGCAATAATCAATAATAGTTTCATCATTCCACCTTGTTATATAGAAAAAAATACTATTATTGAAAATAGTATTATTGGACCTTATGTATCAATAGGAAAATTTACAAAAATAAAAAATAGTAGAATAGAAAAATCTATTATACAAAATAATACAGTTATACAATATTTAAATATTATTAATTCTATTATTGGAAATAATACCTATTGTATAGGAAAACCTCAAAAAATTCATTTAGGAGATTATTCTATTTTTAATATTTAA